The Eubacterium maltosivorans genome includes the window CACCGTCTTTCAGGAAACCTACAACAGTGATAAATACGAGACACTGCACCTGGCGGGCCCAAAACGGATTTTTCCTTACCGGTTCAACACTCAGGAACGGGCTGTCCGCGGCGGTATCCGCGGCGTGGGATTCGCTGCCCTTCTGGGGCTTGACGACTTTCGGAAGGACGCCTTTGCCACCGGTATGCACGCCTATCTGCTCCAGCGCAGATACCCCCATGCGGAGATTGCTTTTTCCTGTCCGCGGCTCCGCCCCATCATTAACAATGACAAGATTAACCCAAAGGATGTGCATGAGCCCCAGCTTCTGCAGATCATTACCGCCTACCGCCTGTTCATGCCCTTTGCCAGTATTACCATCTCCAGCCGAGAGTGCGCCCGGTTCCGGGATAACATTATCAAAATCGCCGCGACCAAAATCTCCGCAGGGGTCGATGTGGGTATTGGCGGCCACTCTGGCGAGGCCCGGGGCGACGAACAGTTCGAAATCGACGACGGCCGGACTGTGGAGGAGATTTACAGCATGATTCTGTCTGAAAACCTTCAGCCGGTCATGAGCGAGTATATCTATGTTTGAGATTGTCGCTGTGACAAACCGGAGCTGCTGCCCGGCTGGCCGTGCGTTTGCCGCTCAGGTGGCGCGGATTGCGGCATCGGGGGTGAGCAAGGTTATACTGAGAGAAAAGGACCTGACGCCAGAAGCCTACAAAGGGCTGGCTGTGGCATTCCTGAGAGACTGCAAAGACTGCGGCGCTGAGCTTTTTCTCCACAGCTTCGCGGCAGTGGCCAGGGAGCTGAACCACGCCGAAATCCATCTTCCCCTGCCGGTTTTGGAGGCGCAGCCCAGCCTCCGGCAGGATTTTAAGACCATCGGCGTGTCCGTCCACTCCCTGGAGCAGGCCAGGATTGCGCTGCGCCTGGGCGCGGATTATCTGAGTGCCGGCCATGTGTTTGCCACGGACTGTAAAAAGGGCCTGGCGCCCAGAGGGCTGAGCTTTTTATCCGAAATCTGTGGTGAGGCGCCCGTTCCGGTTTATGCC containing:
- the thiH gene encoding 2-iminoacetate synthase ThiH, which gives rise to MKERIDHMTCLPGMEDIGSELMDQVLAAVDAFDYEAFTGEDVRRALQKATLKPEDFAALLSPAAMPYLEEMAQRAQLETRRHFGNSINLFTPLYIANYCENYCIYCGFNCHNKIHRARLNPEEIEREMQTIAATGLEEILLLTGESPKMSNVEYIGEACRIARKYFKVVGLEVYPMNTEDYRYLHDCGADFVTVFQETYNSDKYETLHLAGPKRIFPYRFNTQERAVRGGIRGVGFAALLGLDDFRKDAFATGMHAYLLQRRYPHAEIAFSCPRLRPIINNDKINPKDVHEPQLLQIITAYRLFMPFASITISSRECARFRDNIIKIAATKISAGVDVGIGGHSGEARGDEQFEIDDGRTVEEIYSMILSENLQPVMSEYIYV
- a CDS encoding thiamine phosphate synthase; this encodes MFEIVAVTNRSCCPAGRAFAAQVARIAASGVSKVILREKDLTPEAYKGLAVAFLRDCKDCGAELFLHSFAAVARELNHAEIHLPLPVLEAQPSLRQDFKTIGVSVHSLEQARIALRLGADYLSAGHVFATDCKKGLAPRGLSFLSEICGEAPVPVYAIGGISAANIQSVREAGAAGACVMSGIMESESPEAYVDALLQKIG